TGTAACTCTCCCCTTTATTACCGAATGAATCTGTAACTAATGCATTATGGTATGTAATATTTTCATTGCTGGTAAACTTTTACCCGTATTCGAGACGCATGCGTTCGTATCACGTGTACTATTCTGAAGGGGAAAATGTACTGTCGAGTGTAGAAAATATTTATACAGGTAGTTTAGTAGATAAACATGGAATAGTTGTGATGTTTAAATTacaatataaaatattgttaTGGAGACATTTTTCGGACATTAAACCTTATGTCCTTCTTacctcatttttttttgcaatctaTCAAAGCAACATAAACAAAGTTACGGACGAACCATTCAACTTAATCGTATACAGAACAAACAGCGTTTGGTTTGCAGATCTCTTTGCTTTTTCGAACAATGTTTTCATTGCGCGGCATCGATTGAAGCAACCGCTTCGGCCCTGGCCGTGAAAAACAAATCGCTGAATTTTCTTAAATCTTCTCGCTCGTTCCGCAGTGCTGCTAGCTGCGTACAGTGCTGCCGAAACGGCAGCATGATAAGTAGTTCACACTACCAGAATGGAGATagatttttccatttccattccggGCGGGCGCGAAGGGCAGACGCAACACGGGAGAAAGTGGCCAAACCAACTTGCACGAGTTTCGTTGGTGGTGTGTACATACACCATACAAGCTCTTTCTGGTTGGTGGGCAAATTTTGCTTCATTGCACGGTTGCGCGCCACTGTGCTGAAATGAATTgatggcgtgtgtgtgtgtgtgtgtttgtgtgaaaagTGACCTTGGCCTTTAGAACCCGGGGAAGCAGCAATTGTGAGCCACAATACTGACGACATGCGATGGTATTGGTGCACGTTGGAATTCATCCAAATTTCGGTCTCACTGTCCAAAATGCTTTGTGACAGGATGCTGTGTGCGTATATGAAGCGAATCCAACCGGAAACACGGAATCAGCTGTCCGATTGATAATTTTacatattatttataaaaaacatAAGAAAGGTGATGAGCAAATTTGTTGTAATCCGATCGCGTAAAAGGTGAAAGTATGTGTTGAAACTATAATGCAGCGTGTTTGATTCGATGCTCATTAACAGAAACGTATTGAAGTTGTACAATCGAATAATAGGGCTTTTCTGCCCTCAACCAGCAGGAAACCCTTGTGTAAAACGTTTCATAAGAACTTTGGAATCTTATGTCTTTGTTGCGCTGTAGGACAAATATAATTCAAATGTAAGCTGGATATACACACACTCAGGGAGATAGTCAAACAATCCATACAATCTAAATGCCTTATTTCACGTCACGAGTTACTGTTTGATAAACTTGCTATGCACTTTAACACTTGTGTCAGAgttgtttcattaaaatgtGCTTACTACAGAAATTTCCAGGTATTGCTggattttttatatgtttgtttCATAGAAAAACAGATCAGACGTTAATTAGAAGAAAGATTGATAGTAATTACAATTATATAAAGCGCTCTCCGAatttataaaaagaaaacggtCAATTCAAATCATTCTAACATGCAACGACACCAAGATGGCGCTAGTTGCGCGTTTCACAACTAGATGGCGCTGGCATGCAAGAACTTTTACATATAGGTGGCGCTAAATTATGCATTGAAGgcgaattaaatttaaataaaacacgtTTTATAAACAGTTATACAGctctttttaattttctgcTTTATGGAATcgaataaaaagaaatcaaaatttataaagagtaaaaaataatggcttgttaataaattataaattattattgttaaatAATAGTTCTATACCTTGTACAGTTTTGCCTCATTtctgaaataaaacaagaaaaacgaTTCCAAAAGTATGTAaagttcattaatttttaatacctTTGCTTGTTAAATATAAATCTGCAGTTCGATAAATAAATTAGAGCTATTGGATCGATTCTGTCATTTATCCAATTTAGTTTGAGTACGTGCTTATTGTtgtaatataaattatttaaatagttATTCCAAGCGCATACATTATACGACTGGTAGAAATATTTAACATACCAATACTAAAACCCAACTCCACGGCACTCTGTTATATCTCACTGATGCAATCCATCAGCTTATGGAAGATAGCCACACGTCCGCGTTAAAAACTACAGCGTAATTTATTGACTTTCCTGAATATTGTATGAACCGCGCAAATGGCACAACGAGCGAACAATTCTCACGATGCTGCCTGTTTTTGTCCTGCCCCGAATCATATCCAGATGGTTAGCAGGCGACAAAGCGAAATAAGCGAGTAAGCCCTTTAGCCTCCTGTCACCGGAACCTTTCATAAAGATGGCTCAGgctgtttgtggttttggcGAATATACGGAACACCAACAGcgcacagcaaacacacatacacccccACCAGCGCGACTGTTATTCCATTAAAATGACAGTCTTTACCACCTCGCATACCTTTCCAATTAAAGCCATGCACCTGCAGCAGGGGTGCAACTGCAGCTCGGAACCTCGGTACCGAAACGCCACCGTTTGggcatcgtttgttttttgcataatttatgcaccGTTGACATTGTGTTGTAATTTTTGCAATCCACTTTATGGCCGCTACTGGCCGAGGCTGGTGACAGCATGAAGACGACACACGGAATAAAGTTCTTACAGTGGCGTTGAATAGTTTATGACCGTTGGGCCGGGGAACGTTAGATAGTGTGGTGTGAGAGGCTTAATGACATCTCTGGCCAAAGCGGGAAACTTTCCTGCCCACCCTTTCCGGGCCGGTTGCTAATTATCGAGCGCTTTTATGGGGAACTTTGCGGCCAAAGCCCCAGTATGCGAAGACCCCGATTGGTTTCCCCGGCTGACCCACGGTTGCACGCGTGCATAGGTTGTCGCGACCGATTTGCATCCGGTAGCATAATTGGGGGTGGACAGTACCCGTGTCAAATGCCAGCTGGTCCAAAGTACACGTCTTTGATAAACTGTTTCACGGAAGGTCATCATCAAGCAGCCAGCGGTGGATATAGGTGATTAACTTTGATAACTCAATCTTGACATAAATGCTGTGATTAAATGGGGGATTGTTTATTTTGGCAAGCCACATCGTTGTCTATTGTCGAGAGCATCTATTGTTGCAAATTGATAGTTTTACATTTCGTCTGGCAGAGATAGTGGGACAGTGAAGCGCCTCCATATTGGATCGCTTGAATTGTAAAGGCTATCCATCATTGTAACCTCGGCTTAATACACTGAAGGTTGTGGTTCAGAGCTAATCTGATCTGTACCCTCACATCAAGCACTAAGAAGGGACAGTTTCATAACAAAAATGAGTCTGATTAGCTCAGTACCTCAGTAAACCAATGTGTATATACGATAGATCAACTCATATCGAGAATGCACTCTGATTGTTACCAGTCATCACAATAGATGATAAGCGCAAGTAGACAGGACAATCAACCCCAATCCTATGATATCACCAGACTTGAGGCCAACGTTATGGCTTAATCAAGATAGAGACTTCCAGGATCGATTGATTGTATACTACCAATGACATATTGGATCTGAATATAAATGCCTCACGAATGCActtcaaattgaaattaacATTTCGCTGCACGCTGATAGGCTGACGGTAAGGCCTGTAAGATAAGATCGTAAAACTTAATCTCTGAGAACTATTCGAGAATACTTCTAAATTATGTGTACAGGtagttcccgagatacgctgtTACGTAAGtaaaatcctggtgcaatttcgtttacacTTCaaagtcgacttccttctctgcacatAATTTATTCGTCGAATCAGGTGATTATTAGaaagaatatattaaaataattttaaaacgaatgttttgtaaagcaaaaaaaaagtaacttCCACCAAATTTTTAGCTCTCAGCTTAGAAtgtgtgctataaactagctcagctgtcaaatttccaaacacCGCGTATCTCTGAATCCACGTATAAgtggaaccgcgtatctcggagacATCCTGTAGTTGTTTAATGCTTCAGGGCATTTAAACTATAATGGTTCAGTGTTTTCTAGatatttgattgatttttatttgtcaaatttcactttttcccaaaaatacgtgaaattttaatattataaacattAACTTTGGTAAAAATGTACTCTAATTGTCAAaatgaacataaaaatatcaattactaATATGCTTTACTAATTACTCCGTAACGCTTCAGGTGGAAGAAATGGATccctgaatactaaatataaacgatataaTAAGAGTTACGTGAAAATTCGTGATACGCAAATTTCTGTGGCACGCATTAGTCGCGTAACtgtatatatttattatgGTACAAAAATGCCTCTATATAGTTCGAATATCAATCAATCATGGTTTGAATAAATtcgattaatttaaatatttgtattgCTTGTTAGGTTGAAACGTTGAAggttaaatattaaaacactaGTGATGTagatgttttcaaaaattattgatagttataaattattaattggaatatgcaataaaattaaacttctTAACTAAGTTATAGCGCTGGTTGAACATACAGTAATGTAGTTGTTGGAGTGAGCAACCAGGTGTCTCCATTTAGTTTATGACATACAGtgaaactcaaaaaaaaatgttacaaaacttGCAAAATAGTGTTATTTTCAATTGCTCGTTTAATTGTCGATGCGTAAAATCCACTTCCTTGAGtaagttttttcttttcccatccAAAGTTATTTCATTACCGCTGCTTATCACCCAATTCATTCCTGCACTTACGCCGAATGGGGGAGGAAGGTACAATGAATGGAAAATGCATTATAAAAGCCAATTTGTACGTGATTCGATTCCTCCAACCACAGCCGCGCAGTCACAACACGAAAACACGAAAAGAACAGCCTTCCCACGTTACTTACCGAACCGTAGAAATGCCCTCCTCCAAAGACGGTTTTCTATCGCCCTGCAAGACATTTCCTTTGTACGCGACTAGCGTGTAGCAAACCTTTCTCCCTAGGGTGTCTAATGTACGGTAAATATTTGATTTCTCTCGGTGACATCCGTACCCACCCCGTGTGGAGTCTCCAAAAACCACGCAGTTCGGTGCGGCCTCCCGAAATGTATCCGATGCAGGCAAtcggaataaaacaaacagctaAAATGCTCAAATCAAATCATTAAACAGTGGAGTctctttttctatttattcCCCTTCCGAAAGCAAGCAACTGGTCGTGTGTGGTCAGTAGCAGCAAAAATGTCAATCACAAATCGATATCCGTCTGGACGTCGGCTGGATGTACCTTTTCGCTGCTGGGTGGTGGGGTAATCGAAACCCAGCTTGTCTTTACTGACCGGAAATTGAATGACAAACCACTACGGTTTCGGATCACGGCTGCATGTTCTGTTGTCTTTGACAGGTCAGGAATATGTTGATATTGGATTAGATATGTCACATGACTGAAGGTAAGCAAAGAATATGCGCCGGTAGTTGTTTTAGTATTACATTTTATTGAGTTACCTTGCATCGTTTGATTCTCGGCACAACCGGATATCGAGTCGAGCATCCGTTCGATTTAATAGagtcactttttttttttaagaaaaacaCTGCCGTTTACTTCTTGGGGGTGGtgggaaaatattaaaactacAAAACAGACTCTATTTATTAGCTAATAACGATCTATCGGAAGTTGTCCGTAAGCCGACGGGTTCATTCGCTTCCAAATGCCGCCGGTTGTTGCTGGATGTGTTGCAGAATTGTACGGGCAGGGGAAAACGTTGGCAGTGGGGGCTGGGATGGCTGTGCTGACCCTGTGACTGAGAGTTGTTGCTGCATCGCCCCGAACACGGACGATGGGGCCGGATTCGACTGGCTTAGTGGAGCGTGATCATTGGCTATAGCTGGGGGCTGTTGGATGGAGGACGGGATGGACGGCTGATGCGAAgaagatggtggtggtggtggtggtgctagtACTGAACTGTGGGTTGTTGTTGCAGTAACTGGAAGTTGGTTAGGATGTGCCGTTGGCCAGAGGGGAGCAGCGGCCAGCCGCGGTACTGGCCGCAGGATGTTGGGTCAGGTTTTGTCACGCGCGAACTGAAAAGGTTGAAAGCTGAAATTGCGAGATGTAATTATCATTTAAACAAGGTTGATGATGGATTgacaaaaatggtaaaatacgAACTTAAAGGAAtaaattattgcttttttttagaaTGGCCAGGCTGACCGAAAACCGACTTATTTTACCCCGTCGCCGGATAGTCAATCAGGGTTATTTTTCTGGATGAGATTTTTCCTCgctcctgtcgtgtgaagacctgcgctgctaccaatacaccaccggagcGTGccataataaattatatttgtatttttcaaaatgaagaaagcaaagaaaaattgaTCTCGACATAATTTCAGATACAATCGAGTGTATTATTACTCGTTGCTAGCAATGTGTGAACATGGCTCGCTCATTAACATACTCTTGAGGAAAATAGCTATTGATGTGTCTAGTCCAATCGTGTAGATATTAAAGAAGTTCTCAGAAATTACGTACTCCAGTATTATATCGCCAGTACCTActcgttcttctaccatcttaaTCCATCGAAAATTAGCACACTTCCCTCATCGTCATCCGCATAAAGTGGGATAAGTTTGGTCAATTTCATGCTCATTGAATTAAAGACACACCAGTAGTACTTCAAGGCAATTAACTGTACTAGAACTTCCAATTACTGCTTCATTTAAATACgcgtttaattttattcttctttaccggcacaacaacctcaagaggtttaggcctgctatttctggtttttattaactccATTTAAagttggatagtcagtccttcgTACAGATTGGTGGACAGGTTCGTatgagattttggaccggttctGTCGCGTGAAGACCgacgccgctaccaaatacatcTCCGGTCCGGGATCCGACTTATCGTCTTACAAGCAGAAATTTTAATATCTCAGCTATTACggagtgtttgtgtttgttattagaatattcaattttatttatcggACACTTCTTGTTCGTAGTTTCCTCCAATAGAAATGTCTCTCAGTTGGTCTTTgagtttcttcttctcttttaGTAGCATTATAACTTCAAGAAGAATTGATGTGGTATTAATAGCCCTTGCTTTATAATTATTGGCAACCTCAAGAAGAGAGAAGATCAAGAAGAGTTTATCTCTTTCtgacattttatttttgaaattcagGGCAATTTTACAATTTACCCTTAGCTTTTATGTTGGTCCGATCAGTAAACCACCAGATTTTTGAACTTTTCTTTCGATTCTCAGAAAAttttaatcactcttttcagtACTACGTAATTTAACTTTAGTATAACTTGTTTGACTTGTATAACTgaccccgtatgtgtggaaggacaatggaggagccgctacaatgacgagctctatgAGCTGTAAGGCGAACTCACTGTCCTACAGCAGATTAAACTCGCCAGGCTCCGGTGGtatggtcacgtcatgagaatgacaccgaacaaCCCAGCCCGTAAAATCCTTTTTGGTCGTCCACGTGGTAGACCCTAATTGAGATGAGGCTATGGTGTTGATGTCAGGACCAGAAAGGCCGGGATAAACGATTGGCTGACGCCAGCACTGGACCGAGAGTGGTTTAgtggactcctgcagcaggccaagaccgcGAAGCGGTTATAGCGCTGGATAAGTAAGTATATAACTTGTCCCAAGCGTAAAATATCTCGCTTTTAGcaggaatttatttttttcaaaagtaGAAACAATCCTATccaaaaatattgttcaataattaattataataatgaAACAATACGACCTGACCGTTCTTTTCgagtacaaataaaaaataataattttgtttggtAATATTATTATAACAAAGTCATGTAAAGCAATATAAAATCCAGCGTACAATACTTACCATTTCAAATAATCCTCATACTGATGCTGCCGTACGTACTGGAACGCAGAGAGGCGCTCTCGCTGCTGAAGATACAGCTCACCGAGTGACTGCCAGCGACGTTTCTCAAGCTCGCTGTAGTGCGAAACATTCGGTGCAACATTGCCCGTTCCACCTCCGACACTACCGACGGCCAGTGAGGCCATACCACCGTAACAGGCGGCAAATGGAAACAGAGCCGAGGCGGACGTTGGAGTTGCTAATGGGCGCGTTAGCTTGTCGAATGCTGCTGCAAAGCATCCACCCGGCGGCCCACCGTGGGACAGCAGGTGATGACTAGCGGGGAATGTAGAACCGAGACTAGTAACCGCTGACGAACTGCTGGAAGTGGGTGTACTGAACGAATCACCGTTGAACGCTGTGGGTCGCAGGTCAATGTTGCGCAGCAGGGCAGGTTCCATTTGGTGCGAAGCTGCATGCTTCTTCAGATAACTTTGTCTGCAAATGCAACGAAAATTGAAGGAAAAAGAGAAGATTATCTTCAAACGCACCATAACGATCCCGCGCCCAACAGTACCTGCGGAAAGTTTTACCACACTGGCCGCAGGGGTAAGATTCTTCTTCGGCTGTGGTTGCAGTTGGCAACACTGGTGGCTGTTGGTGGTTATCGTTTGAGTTGTCCAATATCTCTATCGGTTCGTCCTCACTGCTGCGCTCTTCCTGGCGCACAATAGCAGCCTTGGAACCACCTTTCCTACCATCGGCTGACATACCGCGTGGTTTGTGCCAGCGCTTGTGGGACGCCAGGTTCGCAGGACAGTTGAACACTTTGTCACACTCGGAGCACCGATACTCGATGTGCACGATACGCGAACAGCGATGCTGTGCCAAACCGAACGCATCGTCATACAGCGCACGGCACAGTTGGCACAGGTACGATCCGATCTTGTTATCAATCTTCGAGAGGATCTCCTTCGCTTCGTCCGTAATCTCGACGACGTTGAACGCTGGATCGATGTCACCTTTGCGGACGACAAGCTCTTCCCCGTCTTGCAGCTTCCGGATGATCGTACCGGAGACGGGGCTGGTGTTATCCTCGTCGATCGCACCCTGACGGCGTGCCTTCGTGCGACGTCGCTCGCTCTTCGAGGACGAACCGCGAGCACTCGATCCGGCCGCGGAAGAATGGGATTTCTTCGTGCTGGTCGAGGGGAAGCTACGCTCGAACAGTCGGGCGAATCCTTCAATAGCCTGCAGGTGGAGTCGCTCGTCCGCAAAGTAACGTTGACCGTCGTTCAGCACAGCTGCACTGTCGTCTTCCTTTTCCTCACTATCCACAATGTTGATCGATTCTTTGCTATCCTCATCCCCCTCATTATCCAGCGACTCCACGTCAATATTGGAACAGTCTGATTTATCTCTAGTCGATCGTTCCTCGTGATCGCCGTCCTCCCGGCGTTCGATGCCACCAGTAATATCAATGAACTCGTCCGCTTTACCACGTGGCCGATCGACGCTATCCTTCGCGTATAAGGTCTCCCCATCGACCGATCGTACACCATCACCGGGAGGATACTTGAACGGAACCGAGCGCGCACTGTCGTCAAAGTACTGAAACACTTCCGCCCGATTCTCACACTCACCGAGCGTCGTGTTGGCGTAGTAGCGTTTGTCGTCGATGCACACGGTGTCCGAAAACTGGTTCCGGGTACTTCGCCAGCTTTCCGCGGTTCGTGTCACATTCGCGGTTGGCATTACGGCCGTCGATTCGTCGAACGACTTCAAACGTTTTCTTGGTGGCGATGGTGTCGAAGGTGGTGTCATGGGGACATTCGTCGGACGCAGCGATAGGTCCAGTGGGCTGGGAAACTCCCGAGGACGGAGGGCACGCGATGATGCTGGATCACCGTCGGCAGGATAGAAGAACTGCTGGAAGTAGCTCACTGGCGGTGAGCTGGCGGAGTTAATCTCCGACTGTGGGTCCTGTTGCTGTGATTGTTTCTGGAGATATTCGAGTGTCGTACTGTACGTAGGTAGTAGCAGTCCTTGGCCTTCACCAGACACACCTAAGCTGTTCATTGTTTCGGCTGTATCGCTTCACTTCATCACACAATATTATCTTCAACACTGCCACTATTAATATTCCACGCAATGGAGAGTGCTCTTTTGAGCTGGTTTTACATTTGACTTTCGTCAAAATAACCCACAATCACGTCCTTTGAACTTCACGGCTAAGCAGCAACTAAACGGTTCCTGCACGCCATGGATCACGGGGCCCGGCAAGGATACTCTTGGCAGTCGCGTAACCAATGGCAGATAACCCCTTTGGCCGTTCGTACTGCGCACACTCGTCAACGCCTACGTCATTGGCAAAACATTCGCAGGAGTATACCTCACGCCCGTTCTGGCAGGCAGCCGGCATCGTGACCTATCGGTATGGCGCATGCCAGAAGGCGCAACAAGTGATTGTGCAGCCAACGTTCGGCAACGGGTCTCTTTTTCTCTGCCGCAGATAAAC
The Anopheles moucheti chromosome 2, idAnoMoucSN_F20_07, whole genome shotgun sequence genome window above contains:
- the LOC128298681 gene encoding uncharacterized protein LOC128298681, giving the protein MNSLGVSGEGQGLLLPTYSTTLEYLQKQSQQQDPQSEINSASSPPVSYFQQFFYPADGDPASSRALRPREFPSPLDLSLRPTNVPMTPPSTPSPPRKRLKSFDESTAVMPTANVTRTAESWRSTRNQFSDTVCIDDKRYYANTTLGECENRAEVFQYFDDSARSVPFKYPPGDGVRSVDGETLYAKDSVDRPRGKADEFIDITGGIERREDGDHEERSTRDKSDCSNIDVESLDNEGDEDSKESINIVDSEEKEDDSAAVLNDGQRYFADERLHLQAIEGFARLFERSFPSTSTKKSHSSAAGSSARGSSSKSERRRTKARRQGAIDEDNTSPVSGTIIRKLQDGEELVVRKGDIDPAFNVVEITDEAKEILSKIDNKIGSYLCQLCRALYDDAFGLAQHRCSRIVHIEYRCSECDKVFNCPANLASHKRWHKPRGMSADGRKGGSKAAIVRQEERSSEDEPIEILDNSNDNHQQPPVLPTATTAEEESYPCGQCGKTFRRQSYLKKHAASHQMEPALLRNIDLRPTAFNGDSFSTPTSSSSSAVTSLGSTFPASHHLLSHGGPPGGCFAAAFDKLTRPLATPTSASALFPFAACYGGMASLAVGSVGGGTGNVAPNVSHYSELEKRRWQSLGELYLQQRERLSAFQYVRQHQYEDYLKCFQPFQFARDKT